Genomic window (Sulfurovum sp. NBC37-1):
TCTTTTTGGGAAATGCCGGAACGGCCATGCGCCCGCTATGTGCTGCTTTGACGCTGGGAAGCGGAACTTATGTGCTTACCGGAGAACCGCGTATGAAAGAGCGACCTATAGGCCATCTGGTGGATGCACTTAGAGAAGCAGGGGCGAAGATCACTTACCTGGAGAATGAAGGGTACCCGCCGTTGAAGATCGAAGCTGACGGACTCAAAGGCGGAGAGGTCAGGATAGACGGTTCGATCTCGAGCCAGTTTTTGACGGCACTCCTGATGGCTGCACCGATGGCTCGGGGAGACATGCAGATCGATATTGTGGGCGAACTTGTATCCAAACCCTACATCGACATAACATTGCACATCATGAAGCAGTTCGGTGTGGAGGTTCGTAATGAGAATTATGAACGTTTTTTTATTAAAGGCGGACAAATCTACCAGGCGCTTGAAACTTTCATGGTCGAAGGAGATGCCTCCTCTGCTTCCTATTTCCTGGCGGCAGCGGCCATTAAGGGCGGGACGGTCAAAGTGACAGGTATAGGGAAAACATCTGTACAGGGAGATGTCGCTTTTGCAGATGTACTTGAGAAGATGGGTGCCAAAGTAGAATGGGGAGATGACTATGTCTCCGTCAGTAGGGGAGAGCTCAATGCGGTCAATATGGATTTCAACCATATCCCCGATGCGGCGATGACCATAGCGACCACGGCACTCTTCGCCAAAGGGACAACTACGCTGCGTAACATCTATAACTGGCGCGTCAAAGAGACGGACAGGCTCCATGCCATGGCAATGGAACTTCGAAAAGTGGGTGCAAAGGTGGAAGAGGGTGAGGACTACCTCACTATCACTCCGCCGGTACAGCTTAAGCATGCCGCTATCGATACCTATGATGACCACCGTATGGCGATGTGTTTCTCTCTTTTGGCACTCGATCCGGTTTCTGTCACTATCAATGAACCTGAATGTACGGCCAAGACTTTTCCAACCTATTTTGAGGTTTTGGAGAGTATTTCCAGTTATTAAAAATATGATATCTCTGTAGGGTGTTGTCCCCTGACAACACCAGAAATATGGCTAAATAAGGAGCTGTGAAAATGCAGCGCTCTATGGTTTCCCCCAAAAATTTATTTTTTACCCTAAGCATTCTGATAAAAAATTTAGATATAATATCGCAAAATTTGTGTACACATAAGGATAGGTATGAAGTTCGAAGATATCGAAATAGAAGATGTAGATTTTGAGGCGATGCTTGAGGAATCGTTTAAAAAATCAGAATCAAGAAGTGATTTGGTAACCGGTACGGTCGTTAAGATCGATGAGAAAGACAATTTGGCTGTAGTGGATATCGGTGGCGGTAGAGATGCAAACCTTGCGCTCGACGAGATCAAAGATGAAGAAGGAAATATCCTCTTTAACGTCGGTGACAACATTGATGTATTGAACATGGGTAGAGGACGTATCTCTTACAAAGCGGCACTCGGAAGAGCGGCATTGAACGAGTTCATCTCTGAGTATGACGAAGAGCAGGAATATATCATCGAAGGTGTTGTGACCAAGAAGAACAAAGGCGGATACGTCGTTGAGGTGGATGGTCTTGAATTCTTCATGCCGCGCACGCTTTCATACCTTTCTTCGAAGCCAGGTTTTGAAGCTATTGGCAAAAAAGTCAAAGCAGTCATCGTGAAAGTCGATAAAGATAAAGGGTCAGTTGTTGTTTCAAGAAAAGAACTTATCGAAAGAGATAAGGCGAAAACAGATGAGATCGTTGGAGAACTTTTAGAGAACAAAGAGCCTGTCGTAGGTACGATCAAAAAGATCACATCTTACGGTATGTTTGTAGATGTGGGTGGAATGGACGGTCTTGTTCATTATTCACAGATCTCCCATAAAGGTCCGGTCAATCCTTCCAAATATTTCCAGGAAGGTGACGAGGTCAATGTCATTGCACTTGACTATGATAAGAAAAAAAGACATCTTTCTCTTTCTATCAAAGATGCCAATCCTGATCCTTGGGCAGATATCGATTCTATCATCGGTGTAGGCGATACAGTAACAGCAACAGTTTCTAACATTGAGCCTTACGGTGTATTCGTTGATCTTGGTGAAGATCTTGAAGCATTCCTTCATGTATCTGAAATTTCTTGGGATAAAAATGTCAAGCACCCCAAAGATTATCTGACAAATGGCGAAGAGATCAATGTTGAAGTGATCGAAGTTGACAAAGAAGGCAGAAGACTCAGAGTAAGCCTCAAGAGCCTTCTTCCAAAACCTATGGATGCATTTACGCAGCAGTACAGAGTTGGCGATGTGGTCAAGGGTACGGTAACTTCCATCACGGATTTCGGTGCATTTGTTAAAGTAGGTTCTGTAGAGGGTCTTCTTCATAATCAGGAGATCTCATGGGATAAGAGCAAAAATGCCAAGTCAGAGCTTGCAGTCGGTGATGAAGTTGAAGTGAAGATCATCAAGATCGACAAAGATGCAGGTAAGATCTCTTTGAGCAAAAAAGCGCTTGAAGATTCTCCGATAAAAGCATTTGCACAGACTCACAAGAATGGTGCCATCGTAACCGGCACAGTAAAAGACAAAAAAGATTTCGGTGTGTTCATCGCGCTTGAAGACAATGTGGATGCATTGATCAGAACAGAAGATCTTCACCCGCTTAAATTCGACGAGATCGAAAAAGGGCAGGAGATCAAAGGTGTGATCTCTTTCATCGACGAGAACAATGACAGGATCAGAGTTTCTGTTAAAAGACTTGAACGACAGGAAGAAAGAGAAGCAATGGAGCAACTCAATCTTAATCAGGACGACAGCATGACACTTGGTGATGCTTTCGGTGACAAGTTCAAAAAATAATTAAACAAAAATGGTGTATGCATTTCTCGCATACACCACCTTCATAGTACTGCGTACTTAAACTCAACCAAAATTAAAAGGTTTTCAGATGTCAAAAAAAACAATTGTTGTTTGTGACCATATTCACCAGAGCGGTTTGGACATTCTTGCAAACGATAGCGAGATCAAACTCATCAATGCAGCAGATGAACCCAAAGACAAACTCATCGCAGAGATCATTCCTTTGGCAGATGTTGCGATCACACGTTCTTCTACCGATGTAGATGCGGCTTTTCTTGAATCAGCCAAAAAGATCACTGCCATTGTACGTGCGGGCGTGGGTGTGGATAATGTCGATATCCCCGGTTCAAGCAAGCAGGGTATCGTAGTCATGAACGTACCTACAGCCAATACGATCGCTGCGGTCGAGCTGACTTTGGCACACATGCTCTCCTGTGTCAGACAGTTCCCGTATGCACACAATAATCTTAAGCTGGACCGTGTCTGGAGAAGACAGGACTGGTACGGAACGGAGCTGAAGGACAAAAAACTGGGTATTATCGGTTTTGGTAATATCGGTTCGCGCGTTGGTAAAAGAGCCAAAGCTTTCGAGATGGATGTACTTGCGTATGACCCGTATATCGATCCGAGCAAAGCGACCGATCTTGATATCGGGTATACCAAGAATTTTGAAGATATTCTTGCCTGCGATATCATTACGATCCATACACCGAAAACGGAAGAGACCATCGGTATGATCAATAAGGATGAGATCGCCAAAATGAAAGACGGTGTGATCCTCATTAACTGTGCACGTGGCGGGCTTTACAATGAAGAAGCACTTCTTGAAGGCTTAAAATCAGGTAAGATCGCCATGGCGGGTATCGATGTATTTAACAAAGAACCGGCTACAGATCATCCTCTATTAGATCTTGATAATGTAACGGTGACACCTCACCTTGGTGCCAATACAAAAGAGTCTCAGCGT
Coding sequences:
- the aroA gene encoding 3-phosphoshikimate 1-carboxyvinyltransferase; the encoded protein is MNSITLKPIRYIEGEVNLPGSKSLSNRALLIAALAEGTTRITNLLESDDTRHMLNALKLLGVEYTLSEDRTECTVVGNGGPFHTKEPLELFLGNAGTAMRPLCAALTLGSGTYVLTGEPRMKERPIGHLVDALREAGAKITYLENEGYPPLKIEADGLKGGEVRIDGSISSQFLTALLMAAPMARGDMQIDIVGELVSKPYIDITLHIMKQFGVEVRNENYERFFIKGGQIYQALETFMVEGDASSASYFLAAAAIKGGTVKVTGIGKTSVQGDVAFADVLEKMGAKVEWGDDYVSVSRGELNAVNMDFNHIPDAAMTIATTALFAKGTTTLRNIYNWRVKETDRLHAMAMELRKVGAKVEEGEDYLTITPPVQLKHAAIDTYDDHRMAMCFSLLALDPVSVTINEPECTAKTFPTYFEVLESISSY
- a CDS encoding 30S ribosomal protein S1 — its product is MKFEDIEIEDVDFEAMLEESFKKSESRSDLVTGTVVKIDEKDNLAVVDIGGGRDANLALDEIKDEEGNILFNVGDNIDVLNMGRGRISYKAALGRAALNEFISEYDEEQEYIIEGVVTKKNKGGYVVEVDGLEFFMPRTLSYLSSKPGFEAIGKKVKAVIVKVDKDKGSVVVSRKELIERDKAKTDEIVGELLENKEPVVGTIKKITSYGMFVDVGGMDGLVHYSQISHKGPVNPSKYFQEGDEVNVIALDYDKKKRHLSLSIKDANPDPWADIDSIIGVGDTVTATVSNIEPYGVFVDLGEDLEAFLHVSEISWDKNVKHPKDYLTNGEEINVEVIEVDKEGRRLRVSLKSLLPKPMDAFTQQYRVGDVVKGTVTSITDFGAFVKVGSVEGLLHNQEISWDKSKNAKSELAVGDEVEVKIIKIDKDAGKISLSKKALEDSPIKAFAQTHKNGAIVTGTVKDKKDFGVFIALEDNVDALIRTEDLHPLKFDEIEKGQEIKGVISFIDENNDRIRVSVKRLERQEEREAMEQLNLNQDDSMTLGDAFGDKFKK
- the serA gene encoding phosphoglycerate dehydrogenase — its product is MSKKTIVVCDHIHQSGLDILANDSEIKLINAADEPKDKLIAEIIPLADVAITRSSTDVDAAFLESAKKITAIVRAGVGVDNVDIPGSSKQGIVVMNVPTANTIAAVELTLAHMLSCVRQFPYAHNNLKLDRVWRRQDWYGTELKDKKLGIIGFGNIGSRVGKRAKAFEMDVLAYDPYIDPSKATDLDIGYTKNFEDILACDIITIHTPKTEETIGMINKDEIAKMKDGVILINCARGGLYNEEALLEGLKSGKIAMAGIDVFNKEPATDHPLLDLDNVTVTPHLGANTKESQRNIAIQAAENAIAAAKGIAYPNALNLPIKENELPDFVRPYLELIQKMGHLSSQVTKSAVKSIKVTAKGPVSDYLASMQTFATVGVLTESLADQVNYVNAEFVAKERGIELANEVLPNTSGFTNKVKIKLTTADSTITIAGTVFDDTVQRIIEIDDYILDVEPKGTMIFFRNTDTPGVIGDVGRILAENGLNISDFRLGRDKKQQALAVVRVDGQVSKEVLDALSALKACISVSHATL